The genomic segment GAAATCCACCCTGAACTACCGCGCTTCGCCACAGGAATCCGCAGGCGACGCAGAGTCCGATGAAGAAGAGCGGCGGAAGAGACTTGATGCGGAATTCACGCCAGCGGAGGCTGGGAGGGATTGGAATGGGTGCTCGCGATGTCATGATAAGCTCCCTTAGCACCGTCCATGCCAGGCCGGAAACTTGCTGGGGCAGGCCCCGTGGTCGCGTCGAGAGCGGTTTTTAGCTCCGAGCGCTGGCCAGGGCAGGAACGATTTGTTCCAATGAAAGCACAAAAACGAACGTACCCGTGACCAAGCCATCGCTCAAACAATGGATTCTCGTTCTGATCCCCGCGCTGGTGCTCTGTGGGATTCTGGTGTGGGGTTTTGCCAGCACTCGGAACAGTTTGATGCGGCTGCGGGATCGGATCGCGGCTGGCAGCCCGGCCAGTTTCAGTGTGGGCCTGCGGTTCCGCGAAACGGTTCGCTCCATGAACGAGGGTTTATTGCGGATTCAGCTGACGGACAGTGACGAGGAGCGCTTTGGGTTTCATGCTCTGTCGGAGGATCTGACGGAGCAGATTCGGCTCGCTCGGCGGCTGTTGTTGACCCCGGCAGAGCAGCAGGTCCTTTCGCATTTTGATGAGGAGTTTCGAAGTTATCTCGCGGATACCGTGGCGCTGCAAGGGAAAGGCACCCGGGGCATCCGGCGGGATACGACCGCGCAGCTCAAGCAGAAGATCGATGTGAAGTCGGCTCGTCTGCTCGCGCTGGCCGAGGACTTGGTGTCGGGCCAGCAGGTCTCTTGGGCAGCACTTTCGAGCGACATGCAGCAGACCTTGCACCGGACTCAGGAACTCTGGCGGGTCTCGCTTGGGTTGCTCTCGGCATGCTTGGTCGTGATCTTTTTCCTCGTCTATCGCGCCTGGATCGCGCCCTTGCGCCTGGAGCTCGATCAGAGCCGTGCGATCATCGACCGGCAAGAGAAGCTGGCGGCGTTGGGCACTTTGGCGGCAGGGGTGGCGCATGAAATCCGGAATCCTCTGACCGCGATGAAGTTTCGGCTATTCACCTTGGAAAGGAGTCTCCCGGCGGGATTTTCGGATCACGAGGATCTCTCGATTCTGAAAGGAGAACTCAATCGGCTGGAGAAGATTGTGAAGGATTTCCTACTCTTCGCGCGTCCGGCGGACCCGGACCTGCGGGTGCTTCGGGTGGATGATTTGTTCGCGGAGATTCTTCGGCTGATGCAGGCCTCGTTGAGCGAGCGGGGGATTCGATTGACACAGGAGCCGGCGCCGGGCCTGCAGATTCAGGGCGACCTGCAGCAATTAATACAAGTGGTGATGAATCTGGTTCAGAACTCGGCTGAGAGCATCGCCGGCGATGGCACTATCACTCTTTCAGCACTGGTGGAGAATTCTACGCGGGTGGAAGGGCGCGGCGGTGTCGTTTGCCTCCGCATCACCGACTCGGGACCCGGGATTCCGGACGAGGTTCGGCGGCGTCTGTTTGATCCCTTCTTCTCCACCAAGGCTGCGGGGACTGGACTAGGTTTGCCGATCGCTTCCCGCATCGTCGAGAAGCATCACGGTCACATTCAGTTTGAGACCCAATTGGGAAAAGGAACAACGTTTAGTGTGGTGATTCCGGGGGAGGTTTCCGATTTATGAGATCCAGAATTCTGCTGATCGAGGATGATCCAGGTGCCGGGACGGCCCTTCAGAAAGTCATCAAGGCTGAGGGCTACGAGGTGGACTGGGTAACACGGGGAGAGGACGCGCTGCGGCGGGTGGCAGAGCAGGGTTACCAATTGGTGGTGACGGATCTCAAGCTTCCCGGGCTGAGCGGGCTCGAGTTGGTGCGTCGTTTTCATGCCTCACATCCAAAGCTGCCGCTGATTCTCATGACGGCTCACGGCACGACGGAAACCGCGATCGAGGCGATGAAGTTCGGTGCGTTCGAGTATCTGACCAAGCCCTTCGAGGTTGAGGAGTTGCTGTCCGTGGTGGCGGAGGGGGTTGCGAGTTCTCTGAAGATGTCCGAGCCGGTGCCGCTGGGGGCGCAGGGATCGGAGGTGCGGGGCTTGGTCGGGCGCAGTCGGCCGATGCAGGTGCTCTACAAGGAGATTGGTCGGGCGGCGGCGACATCCGCCACGGTTCTGATCCGCGGGGCGACCGGGACCGGCAAGGAGCTGGTGGCCCGAGCTGTTTATCAGCACAGTGATCGGTCGGATCGGCCGTTCGTGGCGATCAACTGCGCCGCGATCCCGCAATCGCTGCTGGAGAGCGAGCTGTTCGGACACGAGCGGGGCGCCTTCACGAGCGCGGCGGTGCAACGCATTGGCCGCTTTGAGCAGGCTCAGGGCGGGACCTTGTTCTTGGATGAGATTGGTGATCTGCCATTGGACACCCAAGTAAAACTTCTGCGCGTGCTGCAGGAGAAGGCGTTTCATCGTGTGGGGGGAGATCGGCTGCTGACGGCGGATGTCAGAGTCATTGCGGCCACTCATCGCGATCTCGACGCGGCGATCCAGCAGAAGGACTTTCGCGAAGATTTATTTTATCGGCTCAGCGTGGTCACGATTCGGGTGCCGACGCTCAGTGAGCGGGCTGAAGATATCCCGGAGTTGGTGAAGCACTTCATTCAAAAATATGCTCCGGAGTTGGATATCGCCAGTCCATCCATTCAATCTGAGGCACTGGAAGCGTTGTCGCGTCATCCTTGGCCGGGCAATGTGCGGGAGCTGGAGAATGTGGTTCGTCGATCCCTGCTCCTGGCGCGTCCTCTGGCGGTATCAGCCGCCCATGTCAGGCAGGCCTTGACTACTTCATCCCAGACGGGCGCACCCGCTGCGCTTCCGCATGCCGCCTACGTCCAGCAGTTGTTGGATCGCGCGGTCAACGGGGAGCTGGTGGATGTGTATTGGCGCATGGTGCGGGAGTTGGAAATTGAGCTGTTCACGCAGGCGATGCAGCGAGCCGATGGCAACCAAACCAAAGCCGCTCGCTGGTTGGGGATTACCCGACTGAAGCTGCGGGAACGGCTGGCGGAATGGGAGAGGAGTTGAACAGGAGGGGGCCCGGGGACTTGTGTCGGGCGTGCTTATCGTAAACGCGATCACCCCCTCGCCCCTTCGGAGGACTCCGCTTTTCTCACACCGAGGTCCCGGAGCGGGAAGGGGAACTTGGGATCGATTACGATAACGATTACGATTAGGACCCGACACCTGACATCCACCCCTTTTCTGCTCCGCTTAATCATGGCTTAATTGCGTTCGGTTTAGCATGGATCTCAACAACCTGGATACCGGTTGAACGAAGCAAACGATTGAACCAAGAACCTAACTTAGTTTATGAAACCTCATTCTTTCCATATTCCCCTGGATCGGCGGCGCTTTTTCAAATCGATGGCGACGGCCTCAGCTGGCTTTGCGCTGTCTGGTTACCTGGCAGAAGCGCTAACGCTCTCCCCCACGGTGACTCAGGGCCCTTACTATCCGTTGGCGGATGATATCCCGTTGGATAAGGACAATGATTTGGTGCAGTTGAATGACAGCCTCACCTTGGCAGGTGGAGTCGTTACCTATGTGACGGGCCGCGTGCTGGACTCGAATGGCAACCCGGTGAAGAACGCCTTAGTGGAGCTTTGGCACGCGGATCGGGAAGGGGACTATCTGTACTCTGCGAGTGCGGGACGGAACTCGGCCTGTGATTCCAATTTTGCCGGGTTTGGTCAATTTCTCACCGGATCTAGTGGCGCCTTTCGCTTTCGAACCATCAAAGCCGGATTGTATCGGGGTCGAACTCGCCATTTGCATTGGGGCGTGACCCTGCCGGGTCGGACGACCCGCACCACCACCCAGACATTTTGGGATGAGGTAGCTTATGATTTAAATGGGACCCGCTGGGATACGCAGAATTCGAATGACAATGTCTTCTCCACGGTTTCCAATGCGGCACAGCGCGCTTCGGTGCTGCTCGCCTACGAGGCGGTTCCTGGGACTACCACTGGCGAAGTTCAGGCCACTTGGGACTACGTGAGTGGATTTACCCCTTCGGAACCCACTTATCCGAACGGCGGAAGTTTGGTGGTGGCTGGCACCGCCGTAGGCGGCCTCACGGCGGGCTCGGTTCGCTATCAACTGACGGTGCCTGCTTATGCCGGCTATACCTACGAGATCTACGGCAATCCTACCCTGAGCGATCTCGACTGGAAGGCCTTGCCTTTCTCCCTCGCGCCGGCCGCCGTAGTGGATCGTCACAAACACACGGCGACCAGCGAAGGTACGTTGACCATCTATGTGGATTCCAAGGCCGAACGAGGCTTTTACCAAGTCGCGTTCCGGGTCCCGGGTGCGAACACGGGCACTCCTTAAGTGCCCAGATTCGGATAAGCACGCTGAGCTTGTTCGTAAATCCGGGCACTAAGGCTTTAAGAGGTACGCACGACGTTCGTCGGCGAACTTTTTGAGCCCTATGGTAGACCGTCCACCTGGTCCACCTGGTCCACCTGGTCCACCTGGTCCACCTGGTCCACCTGGGGGCCCTCCGGCTTCACCGGCGGTGTCGTCGGTGAGGCTCTTCTCAAAGGCTTCGGTGGAGTTGAGTTTGTGGGTGTCGGCATGGACCGCCTCAGCGATCTGAGCATGGTAACGTTCGGCGATCGGCCCGAGCTTTTTCCAGTCGAGCCACTCGGTGGCGATATCACGCACATAGCCGAGATACCGCTGGCGCAGAGCTGGAACGGCCAGCAGTTTGGAGGCGAGGGGCTTGGATGCGTCGCTGGCCGCCACCAATGGGTCGAGTTCCACTCCCCGGGGAGCGGGGGCGGTCGGTGCGGCGGGGGCCTGAGGCGTAGGCGCGGCACCGACGTCCGGAGCGTTGGGGGGGCGTTGCCCGCGCCCGCGCGGCCCCCGAGGCGATTCTGGACGCATGAACGTTTCATTCAGGTCATGAGGGATGAGGTGAAAGCGTCCGGTAAGGTCCTGATAGATGCTGTAGTCACTGGTCCGAATCCAATAGCCGTCGTTGTTGACGAGTGCATTATCCAGGGCGAGGAATTTGAGCGCTCCCTCGATATCCAGCAGGGGTTCGAGTGCCTTTTCCAACTGGTCGGCGGGCGTCTCGTTGAGAACCTGACATAGACGGATTAAATCCTTCCATACCTTGGAATCCTCCTTCGTTTTTAGCGTGTAGATCTTGCGGTAGTCCTCGATGTTGTCGCCGAGATAAGCCAGTCCACCCCGACCTGCCGGGCTGCCGGGAACTTTCCACCGGGCTCCCTTCGTGGTCTTGTAGGCATCGCGAATGAAATCTTTGTTGAACGGTTGCGCATTCACGTAAACGCCCCAGGATTCGCCGTTGATCACCACTTCGACAAAGTTGACCTTGGGTGCGGGAATGTATGCGCGGGAGATCTCGCTCGCCAAGGCGGTGCGCAGGAAGCTGGGATCGCTGTGAGAGTTCAAGAATTCCAGAGTGCGATAGTTGCCGATGCGTTGATCTTCTTTCACGTAGTCGAAGGAAAGATTCAGAGATTTCTTCCGTCCTTCGCCTACCATCATGAAGGAGGACATTCCGCGGAAGTGAACCCCCACGTCCGGGTAGACCTTGCCGTCCACGGTCACTTTGGCGATCAGCTCGACATCGGTGTTCTTGAACGCGGTCATCTGCTTTTCCCAATCGGCGTCTTCGAACTCGAGAAAGAAAGTTCGAAATGCGGCGGGATCATAGATATCGGCGGCGGGATAGGTTTTGACATCGCTAGGCTTCAGGGCGCGTCCTTTCGTTACGGGCGTCTGCTCCCGCTGAGGGCCGCCGCGAGGCCCCCGAGGACCTCGACGACCGCGACCGGCCGCCTCCTCCTGTTTCAGGAACTCCATCGCGGCTTTCCGTTCCACGGAATTCAACCGCTTGTCACCGTCCTGATCAAAGCGTCCGACGAGCTTTTGTTCTTCTTGGGGTCCGCCGGGCGGTCCACCGGGTCCCCCTGGGCCTCCAAAGCCGCCTGGCCCGGGAGGTTCGTCCCGTCCGGGTCCCTGCGGTGGTCGATCGGCATCGCGGGCCGGTTGGGCATGCGGACGCATCGCACTGAGGCTGAGCCAGCAGAGGGCGAGCGGTAGAAACCAAGTGGTGGAGAGGAATCGATTTTTCATCGGCGTTAGGTGATGTGGACGGGCTTCGATCCTACGAATCCCCGTCCTGATTGGCGAGCACGATAGCCCTTCGACGATTAAGGCTCGATTAAGCGTGGAAAATCGCCATTGGGATCTTAATGATGCCTTAATCAGCTGGGTGGCATAGTGTTCAGAGCGATGGCGAGGTCGTTGAGCCGCCGTGTTTCGGGCCAGAGGACCAGGGCGTCGCCGAACCAGGAAACCATGGAATGTCTATGAGAGTCTTAGTGGTCGAAGATGAACCTCGGCTCCTGCACAACCTGAGCAAGGCGTTGCGTGAGGAAGGATATGCCGTCGACACGGCGGACAAGGGTGGGGACGGCTTGTTC from the Verrucomicrobiales bacterium genome contains:
- a CDS encoding CotH kinase family protein codes for the protein MKNRFLSTTWFLPLALCWLSLSAMRPHAQPARDADRPPQGPGRDEPPGPGGFGGPGGPGGPPGGPQEEQKLVGRFDQDGDKRLNSVERKAAMEFLKQEEAAGRGRRGPRGPRGGPQREQTPVTKGRALKPSDVKTYPAADIYDPAAFRTFFLEFEDADWEKQMTAFKNTDVELIAKVTVDGKVYPDVGVHFRGMSSFMMVGEGRKKSLNLSFDYVKEDQRIGNYRTLEFLNSHSDPSFLRTALASEISRAYIPAPKVNFVEVVINGESWGVYVNAQPFNKDFIRDAYKTTKGARWKVPGSPAGRGGLAYLGDNIEDYRKIYTLKTKEDSKVWKDLIRLCQVLNETPADQLEKALEPLLDIEGALKFLALDNALVNNDGYWIRTSDYSIYQDLTGRFHLIPHDLNETFMRPESPRGPRGRGQRPPNAPDVGAAPTPQAPAAPTAPAPRGVELDPLVAASDASKPLASKLLAVPALRQRYLGYVRDIATEWLDWKKLGPIAERYHAQIAEAVHADTHKLNSTEAFEKSLTDDTAGEAGGPPGGPGGPGGPGGPGGPGGRSTIGLKKFADERRAYLLKP
- a CDS encoding sigma-54-dependent Fis family transcriptional regulator, encoding MRSRILLIEDDPGAGTALQKVIKAEGYEVDWVTRGEDALRRVAEQGYQLVVTDLKLPGLSGLELVRRFHASHPKLPLILMTAHGTTETAIEAMKFGAFEYLTKPFEVEELLSVVAEGVASSLKMSEPVPLGAQGSEVRGLVGRSRPMQVLYKEIGRAAATSATVLIRGATGTGKELVARAVYQHSDRSDRPFVAINCAAIPQSLLESELFGHERGAFTSAAVQRIGRFEQAQGGTLFLDEIGDLPLDTQVKLLRVLQEKAFHRVGGDRLLTADVRVIAATHRDLDAAIQQKDFREDLFYRLSVVTIRVPTLSERAEDIPELVKHFIQKYAPELDIASPSIQSEALEALSRHPWPGNVRELENVVRRSLLLARPLAVSAAHVRQALTTSSQTGAPAALPHAAYVQQLLDRAVNGELVDVYWRMVRELEIELFTQAMQRADGNQTKAARWLGITRLKLRERLAEWERS